The following coding sequences are from one Musa acuminata AAA Group cultivar baxijiao chromosome BXJ1-6, Cavendish_Baxijiao_AAA, whole genome shotgun sequence window:
- the LOC103989388 gene encoding early nodulin-like protein 18, whose amino-acid sequence MLLLLAASNLHLLLLRLGINLTAPAMWPIPSVSCLLLLFFLLRTSQAMVTVVVDGLAEWKSPVVHVGDSLVFKHQQVQNLYLFRNRRAFDLCSFDQSILIYDGKASLFTWRPSRPGYYYLATRNSSQRSCEQVEKVPVRVVTPHPSPGFPSLPSPAPTSGGDISSSPSPSNSWTSVSSPRSGPSPSPAPVDFGPLQPKERPTPAATPSSSVTAGSVPFISSSPAVPLPVGETDTATILPFPTPGSETQVVGMASSCAAVQMSLLMVVMMLSLGLVVDTSLPFAAFL is encoded by the exons ATGCTTCTTCTTCTAGCTGCTTCAAATCTGCATCTCCTGCTGCTCCGTCTCGGAATCAATCTTACAGCCCCTGCGATGTGGCCAATTCCCTCCGTTTCCTGCCTCctgctcctcttcttcctcctccgaacCTCTCAAGCTATGGTGACAGTTGTGGTAGATGGCCTTGCAGAGTGGAAATCTCCCGTAGTTCATGTCGGAGACTCTCTCG TCTTCAAGCACCAGCAGGTGCAGAACTTGTACCTCTTCCGCAACAGAAGGGCCTTCGACCTCTGCAGCTTCGATCAATCTATCCTCATCTACGATGGCAAGGCCTCCCTTTTCACG TGGCGGCCTTCGCGCCCTGGTTATTATTACCTCGCCACCAGAAACAGTTCTCAGAGGAGCTGCGAGCAGGTTGAGAAGGTGCCTGTTAGAGTAGTGACTCCACACCCGTCGCCGGGCTTCCCTTCGCTCCCTTCTCCGGCACCCACTTCCGGAGGAGacatctcttcctctccctctccctcgaaCTCGTGGACTTCTGTTAGCTCACCCCGCTCCGGCCCCAGCCCCAGCCCGGCGCCCGTGGACTTTGGCCCGTTGCAGCCGAAGGAAAGGCCGACTCCGGCGGCCACTCCGTCGTCTTCGGTGACCGCGGGTTCGGTCCCGTTCATTAGCAGCAGTCCAGCGGTTCCTCTTCCCGTGGGAGAGACCGATACGGCTACCATCCTCCCATTTCCAACCCCGGGCTCGGAGACTCAG GTGGTGGGGATGGCGTCGTCGTGCGCTGCAGTGCAGATGTCGCTGCTGATGGTGGTCATGATGCTCTCCCTCGGACTCGTGGTGGACACCAGCCTCCCTTTTGCGGCTTTTCTGTAG